The Sphingomonas sp. G-3-2-10 DNA window CATCCCGCGATAGGTGCGGGCGACGGCGGGCATGAAGATCGGGGGATGCTCCATGCGGGCGTGCTTCTGCATCTCGGGCACATGCTTGTGCGCGAGGCTCAGACCATAGGGGCGGAAGGCGGTGGTCGTGTGATCCTTGGCCTCCTCGAATTCGGCGATCATCGTCTTGCCGCCGCCCGAATAGCCCGAAGTGGCGTTGACGCTGAGCACCCAGTCGACCGGAATGAAACCCGCGCGGACCAGCGGACGGATCAGCGCGAGATAGCCGGTCGGGTAGCAGCCGGGATTGCTGACGAATCGCGCCGCCGCGATCGCCGCGGTCTGGCTCGGCTCCAGTTCGGCGAAGCCATAGGCCCAGCCATCCGCCACGCGATGCGCGGTCGAAGCGTCGATCACTCGAGTCGCGGGATTCTCGATCATCGAAACCGCTTCGATGGCGGCGTCGTCGGGGAGGCAGAGGATCACGAAATCCGCCGCGTTAAGCGCTGCACTGCGCTTCTTCGCGTTCTTGCGGGACTTGTCGTCGAGCACGACCAGATCGATCTCGCTCCGGCCTTCCAGCCGCTCGCGAATCTCAAGGCCGGTGGTGCCTACCGCGCCGTCGATAAAAACCTTGATGGTCATGCCCCCGGCGCCTCACCCAGCGCATCCGCATCGATATAGCCGACAAGCCGCGGCGTCGCGGCGACGCCCCAGGCGTTGATCCCGGCCAGTTCCAGCACTTCGAACGTTTCGCCGGCAGCGAGTTCGGCAACCACGTCCGAATCGATCTTGGGTCCGGCGCGCAGCGCGACCGCGCGGGCAAGGGCGCGTGGCATCGGCGAGGCATAATGTGGCGCGAATACGCGGTCCGCGAGGCGGATATCGGCAAGGTCGCCACGAACCGCGTCGACGCGAGGATCGACCGGCGCGGAGACTCCGGTCAGTGCGAAGCGTTTACGCGTTGGCCCTTTGGGCGACAGGCTCGCTGATGTTTCCCCCTGAGAGGAAGTGCCCGAATTCTGCAAGAAAATCAGCCCCTTCA harbors:
- the argC gene encoding N-acetyl-gamma-glutamyl-phosphate reductase yields the protein MTIKVFIDGAVGTTGLEIRERLEGRSEIDLVVLDDKSRKNAKKRSAALNAADFVILCLPDDAAIEAVSMIENPATRVIDASTAHRVADGWAYGFAELEPSQTAAIAAARFVSNPGCYPTGYLALIRPLVRAGFIPVDWVLSVNATSGYSGGGKTMIAEFEEAKDHTTTAFRPYGLSLAHKHVPEMQKHARMEHPPIFMPAVARTYRGMVVEVPLPLHALPRKPSLATIETALADAYKDSPIVRVLPAGDISTIAIEDDAGTDRLTLRVFGNAERGQARLVATLDNLGKGAAGAAVQNLNIMAGLDQTAGLVL
- a CDS encoding SH3 domain-containing protein; translated protein: MPRALARAVALRAGPKIDSDVVAELAAGETFEVLELAGINAWGVAATPRLVGYIDADALGEAPGA